The Loxodonta africana isolate mLoxAfr1 chromosome 18, mLoxAfr1.hap2, whole genome shotgun sequence genome includes the window TGTCAATTGACATCTTGAGGAGTTTACAGGAACTgaagaatctcaggccccaccctgaCCTATagagtcagaatctgcattttaacaatgtTCCCAGATAATTCACATACATGTTAAAGTTTCAGATGCACCAGTATAGAACTCATCTCAGTTATTCTACCCAGGGGATGAGGAAAGTCTGGCATTTATGTTCCAACTCCTGAAAGTTGTTCCTGGGGTCATTAGCTCATTGGCGCTTCTGGCTTGCCCCATGCATTGACTGAGGAGAAGAAGCCCTCAGGTAGAGAGTAACTGGTGCTTGTAGCAGGGCTCTGTTGACACGTAATGGCATGGTGAGTACCAAGGGGATATGGGTAGGGCACCGACGGTGTCTGCTGCAGTCCACCCCTTGCTCTCCTCAGGTGCACTCAAGCTCCATGAAAAGTTCACTCTGGCTTGGCACTGCTTCTTTAAGGTGGAGGCTGGTAgtaatatcttaaaaaaaaaaatgacctgtaACTGGAGGGTGAATGATGTAAGCTGTGATCCTCACTGCTGGTATTGGCCCTGAAGTATAAATGATACTTATCATCTCCTTCCTTTAATCAGTTTTAGGTTCCTCTCATCCTTGGCCAGCACTTCAGCTGGTCCAGGTTGCTTTGCTGGTGAAGTAGCCAAGACTTTTATTCTTGAAAGGGCTGAACCCTTAGTTACCATGCCCTTGTCAGGCCACGGTTGCTGCAATTGCCCATTTATGATTACCACCAGCCAGGAAGCACCAAGGATTCCTTGAAGTCACCCCAGTGAATCACCTAAGTTCTAGATGCACTCCTTCCTGCCCACATTAGGAGGCTGTGATCCTAGCTCCTCATGCTAATCAAGGTCAATAACCTCTGATAGTAATCAGTCTTTCCTTGCCTGCTGGTCTACTGGCATGAAGAGCCAAAATGACCAGGCAGCAGCTGTAAGTTTAGGTTTAGGAAAATCTTTACATATTCCCTGGTGGAAACATTCCTGTCACTCCCCGCTCCAGATCCAGGACCTTTAGTCCAGCAGAGCCTAAaattgtggggacaggaagcacaAATTCCTGAAGTGGGCCCCTGGGAATGATTGTGAGAGGGGGCATTTCTACTTCCACCCCTTGGTTCCTGGCCCCATGTGTTATGGCTAGCAGGGACACAGTACCATAAGGTCTTAGGATGAGTTCCTTTAGAAGTTAATTCTGCGACAAGGATTTGAATGAAGTACAAGTAATTTATTTGGGTGGTGATCCCAAGAAACACCAATAGGGGAATGAAGAAGTAAcacagggaagggaaggaagccagtaaAGGATGCGTCATTGAGCAAGTTACTGCTGCAGTTAACTGGAGCTTAACCCTGATGGGGAACTCTGAGAGACGATGTAGAACACACCTTAGAGTTAGTTATCCCTCCTGAGGGGTGAGGGAGCTGGTGTATTAATCCTCCAACTCTCACCTGTCATTGACTCAGGACTGCTTCTGGAAACATTAATTCCCCAGCATTTCCAACCTGCCTTGCACTTGGGCTGAGAGAAAGCCCTCCAGTGGATAGTAGCATGCGTCTGTGGTAGGTTACGGTCAACACCCCCAAGAACAATGAGGCAATATGGGGGCATCGACAAGTGCCTACTCTAGCCACTCTCCGGACTATCTAACAAATATGTACTGGTAcctcctctgtgccaggcactgttcttggcACTGGGGGTACAGCAGTGAAGAAGGTGTATGTGGCCCGCACTCTCTCAGAGCTTCCCATCTAGTGCGGGAGGCAATCAGCTGGCAACCACAACTACAGAAAATGTGCTCTAAAGAAAATATTAGGCTGTGATAGAGAATAACGAAGTCTGTGTGTGAAGGGTAAGGAGTAGAAAGGGTGGGCCTCTCAGAAGGAGGCATTTAAACCAAGACCTCAAGGATAAAAGGGAGTTGGCCATGTATTGTGCctggggaagagcattccaggtacAGGCAACAGCAAGGACAAAGGTTCTGAGCAGGAGAGAACGTGGTATGTGTGTGAGCGCGTGTgaaacaggaagagaaagagagaggggagtGGCACAGATGGTAGGGGCGAGGGCGGAGAGGACAACAGAGCTAGCTCTTTATGGCTTTGGCAGGGAGTTTGTATTTTATCCTAAGTGCAATCGAAAACACTGGAAGGTTTAAACGGATTTATCCTTCGAAAGGCTTGCTCTGGCTGTGATCCCACCACCTGCACCTGTAGATTCTTATTCTGTGTTAGTTTTGGGGAACACAGAGAGGAATTTGCCATGGTCCctcccttgtggtgcagtggttaagagctatgactgctaaccaaaaggttggcagttcgaatccaccaggtgctccttggaaaccctatgagtcagttctactctgtcctttagggtcactatgagttggaatcaactgcatggcaacgggtttggttttggttttctcccCTAGGGGGTGCTCAGCTCTCCTCCCTGtctcaaccctcccccttaccaaGTCCCCCTCGTCTGCTCCGCTGAACTTGAGACCAATGATCTTTGGAAgcgattttatttatttttttctgtgggaTGGCTGGGCTGGGGTAGTAGGGGGCTGGGATCTGAGACTGGTTCTAGGGATGTTCGTCCCCTTCCTCGGCACTGCGGCGGCCAAAGTCCATCCATCCATatgcttcttcttcttcctccatcCATGGCCCCTTCTTCTTGGCCAGATCTGAGGAATGGGACAAGGAGAAGGGTCAGAGGTGGGCCTGGGGTAAGCGGGAGAGGAGGTGAGGGTGGTGGAAGGGCACCTAGCCTCTGGGGGCCAGGTAAACAGGGATGGCTGTCAGCAGCTCCTACCTGCCACAAGGTGTGAGGGGCCCTGGGACCCCAGCTGCCTTTTGTGATGAGAGGCTGGGCCCAGCTGGTCTGGCCAGTGCGGCTCCAGGCCCTGGCTCGCCATGGGACCCGCGAATTCATCCCGCATCTGGGATGGGGGCTTCCTATAAGCTTCGGAAAAAGAGGCCAGAGCCAGCGCAAAGATCAGCATGTACACACACAGGCGCTGCATCTTGTCTGCAAAGGGGAGAGAGCTGAGTTTAAAGGTGGGGCTATCCCCAGGTAGGCCCAGGGGCAGGGGGCTGGACTGAATGGACTCCAGGTTCCTCCTGTTGACAGGTCTGCTTCTGTGTGGAGTTGTGGACTACTGGGCCATTTTCCTCCAGTTCCTGCCAGCTCCACCCTAGAGCCCAAGCCTTGTACCTCTCCTCATCGCCTCCCCAATTATACCGACTGCGTCTCTTGGAGGAATTAAAAACCTAGAGCAATGGTTTCCTAACAGTTCTGTAGAATCTGAGGCCGTGTCTGTGGCTCTGTAAATGTTTGAGTCTTGTAATTTAAAGTAGACCTTTAAGTAGTAATACCAAAGAAACATAGACGCTCAACTGCCTTATGGACCAAACAACAACACCTTGGAGACCACAGCATAGTCACTGTGTGGCTGGGTCAACACAATTTTTGTGAAGGTCCTCCTGCAACTTTTTTTTACTTAAGAGAAATATCCTGTGATGGCaattaaacagttaaaaaaaaaactgtgaccATTTGCAATTATTTATCAGGATGAATAGAGTTCGGGGAAGCCataatacagaaacaaactgTTGCTCCAATGAATATAAAATTCAAATACTCATCTGTTCTCTGGATTCAACATTTCTGTGCATTTTACCTTCGTTATTCTGATTGGTTTTATCGTAAATTcaagttgagtcgattctgacttatggcgaccccatgtatttcagagtaggacagcactccatagggttttcaatggcagtgatctttccagaagtagaccgttaggcctttcttctgaggcacctcccaaggaattcttttttttttaatttgtattgcatttttatttataatGAGCTCAGAAAGGAAGTTTTTTTACAATTAATTTTCTCCGAGCACCCCTCTCAGTTATCATGAAACAACCACAGCacaattattatttctttatagaATAGAAACAGAGAACTCAAAGTTTAACGGCTGTTAGGAAGGCAATGGGAAAATAATGGGAAAAGTCAACACTAAAAATCACATGTCTACCAGTTCAGTAGATTAGCCTCTGCTGAATGCCTCCGAACATGTCCCACTGTACCAGCACGGAGTGAAGAGACCCTTGATGTCCTGGGTTTCCTCACttcctgttatagattgaattgtgtccctccaaaatttatgttgaagtcctaactcttgGTAATTTTAAATATGACCTTAGGtcgaaatagggtctttgaagatcaTATCAGTTAACCTGAGGTCATATCAGAGTAGAGCGGTCCTAATGCCACCTGACTAGTGTCTTATAAAACAGGAGAAGGAACACAGAGACAAGGAGACAGGGCAGAGGCGTctaaaagccaaggaatgcctgaggctactagaagctgagagagacaagaaaggatgcTACCCTAGGGCCTTTGGAGAGAACTTGACCCTGCCaataccctaaatttggactcctagcctcagggactgtgagacaataaatttctattgtttaaagccacccactttgtggcatTTTATTATGTCAGCCTTAGGAAACATCTCAAAGTAGCGtccgtttgttattatgaacccttgtatgtacctcaaatttttaatgtaatcgGCTTTacgagtgtcttagttatctagcgcagCTATAACAgctaccagaagtggatggctttaacaaatagaaattcattctctcacagtctaggagactacaagtctgaattcagggccccagctccaggggcaggcttcctttctctgtcggctttggaggaaagtccttatcattaatcttcccttgggtctaggagtttctcagcacagggaccctggtccaaaggatacgtcctttcttctcctggctcttctttcttggtggtgtgaggtccctatctctctgcttgcctcactctccttttatctcttgtaaaataaaaggcagGAGCCCTgttgggcacagtggttaagagctgctaaccagttggattcaagctgctgaccttttagtaagCTCCTACCTTTTATCTTGCAAGCGATGCAGTCCACactgcagggaaactccctttacatcagatcagagctgtgacttgaataagggtgtTGCTTCCTACCCTAATCcactttaacataacctaatcttacctcagagccctggtggtgcagtggttaagagctcagctgataaccaaaaggtcagtagttcgaatccaccagcgccgttccttagaaaccccatgggacaattctactatagggtcattatgagtcagaattgaaatgCGTTTGGGTTTTGGGTAATCTTCCCTCATTAATTACAGGCAGAGATAGaacttacaacacacaggaaaatcacatcagatcacaaaatgaaagacaaccacacaatactgggaatcatggcctagcaaagttgacacatatttttgggggacacaattcaatccatgacaacagggGTTGGTTTGTAAATATGAATTGTATTTAAGTCGGAGCGATGTTTGTAACTCGGGGACTGCCCGTACatgttattcagtgacattggtcacatttttcacaatgtgtcagcattttcattatttccattccggttgttctgtttccattaatctagcttctttGTCCCCCCTTACTTTCTCATCCTCGGTCTgtggtaaatgttgactgttaggTCTCATTTAAACGATTGTTTAGAGGAGTATAGTATTCATGGAcggtatttattttatgagctactCATACCTGGTAGATGGGGAATTCTTATTATAAGTAAATGATATAAATTTTACCTTGTAAGAATATATTTGCGTTAATAAAGActgcctttttctgtgttttataaCGGTCAGAGGAAATCTCTCTTAGATTTCCTTTGGAAGAAAGAGAGTTCTTCTGCTAAAGAAGCAAAGTTTGCAAATTAAGGATCTAGCTGTGCTGTCTGCTATGGTAGCCAATGGCCACATGTGGCTCTTTAACTTTAATTAAAATGAAGAATTCCTTTTCTCAGTTGTACTAGCCACATCTCAAGTGCACATGtggcttggaaaaaaaaaaaaaagtttctgtcaagtcgattccagctcatagcaaccctttaggacagagtagaactgccccatagggtttccaaggagcagctgttggactcaaactgccgaccatttggttagcagccgtagctcttaaccactacggcaccagggctccacacatgtggctggtggctaccatattgaatGGCACAGA containing:
- the GAST gene encoding gastrin, with the translated sequence MQRLCVYMLIFALALASFSEAYRKPPSQMRDEFAGPMASQGLEPHWPDQLGPASHHKRQLGSQGPSHLVADLAKKKGPWMEEEEEAYGWMDFGRRSAEEGDEHP